The sequence below is a genomic window from Frondihabitans sp. PAMC 28766.
GGCGGCGACCGGCAACTGAACTACGCCCTCCACGGGATAGCGATCACCCAAATCGCCATGAAAACGGGGCCAGGGAGGGTGTTCTACGACCGGAAACGGCGGGAAGGGAAAACGGGCAAGGAAGCCCTGCGTGCGCTGAAGCGGCGCCTTGCGACGGTCGTCTTCCGGCGGCTACTCGACGACGCGGGACAGGAAGCGGTGGGCCCGGCAGGACAGCCGGGAACGACACTGAAATCCAGCGTGACCGGCTCACATCCCGCCACCGGCACTTCGGAAAAGCCACTCACCAGACCCACCAAAAACAACCCTACCCACCAAGCCGCTTGACCAGAGAGGCGCCGAATTCGAGACAGACCCTCGAGGAGGGTGCGAACCGACCGCTGGAGAAACGGCGGGCTGACGGTTCCGCTGAGGAGAAGGACAGGAACAGTGATGCCCTTAAGTGTTCCCATCCGGTCGTTCATCTGCTTGGCGATATCAACCTAAGCGGGACCCAGGCGGGCAATGTAAGCGGGACCCACCGTTAGGCGGACTGGACTTCGACGACGCAGAACAGATTGTTTTCTGGGTCTGCAAGCACGGTGAGGCGCATGCCGGGGTGTTCGTCGAGCACTTCCCAGCGGAGTGATGCTCCGAGGCTGGTGAGGCGGGCGACCTCGGCATCTCGTTTTCCCCATTCGACGCGGAAGTCGAGGTGCATGGTGTGGGCGTCGGATGTCTCGGTGCTGCGGTGGAAGTGGAACCGGAGTCCGGTCACAGCATCGGTTTGAAGGAACACATCGGAGTCGTCGCCGGCTGATTCTCCTCCAGCGGCCGCGGCCCAGAATGAGGCGAGGGCCTGGGGGTTGGCGGCGTCGATCGTGATGCCACCGAGGCGTAGTTCGGGAGTGCTCATGAGTGTTCTCCAGGTCGAGGGCGGGTTCAGAAGGTGGGGATAATTCCGCCATCGATGCGGAACTCGGCGCCGGTGACCCAGCTCGCGCGGTCAGAGGCGAGGAAAGCGACCATTTCGGCGGCCTCGGCGGGCGTGCCGGGGCGGCGCATCGGGATCCCGAGATGGGTGACGATGTTCTGCTGCATCTCATCCAGCGAGATGGCTTGCGCGTTTGCCATCTCCCCCAGCGAAGCTGCTGCTCCTTCGGTCATGATGAAGCCGGGAAGAACGTTGACCACGCGGACGCCGGCGGGGCTGACCTCGGTGGCGAGGGTGCGGCTGTAGGCGTTGAGGGCGGCTTTTGAGGCGGCGTAGGACGCCTGGCCGGGCTGAGGGAAGTGGCTGGAGATCGAGGAGATGTGCACGATCACTCCGCGGCCGCGTTCGAGCATCGGGGGAAGAAGTTCCCGATCGAGGCGAACGATGCCGAGGAAGTTCAAAGCCAGGTCGGCGACCCAGGCGTCATCTGGGATGTCCACGGATGGCGCGTTGGCGCTCGTTGCCGCAGCGTTTTGAATGACGACGTCGACGGGACCGTCCGCCAAGACGGCGGCGGCGAAAGTGATGATGCCCTCCGGGGTGCTGAGATCCGCGGGAACATATGTCGCATTGAGGGTCTCGGGTGGGGCGCTGCGGGCGCCGACGATCACCTCGGCTCCTGCCCGGGCGAATCGTGTCGCGATTGCCAGGCCGAGGCCTTTGGAGCCTCCTGTCACCAGGACACGCTTGCCGGAGTACTCGTTGTCATCAATGCTCATGCCCGTACTCTATCGATGTTCGTCGATAATCGATGTTTGCTATCATCTGTGTATGCGCGCGATCGTTCACCCTTCTCTGAGCGAGATCCCGGTCCATCAGATGATGCAGGCTCTCGCAAGTCCCGTGCGGCTCGCAGTCGTGCAGAAGCTTCTGGACGGGCAGGTGCACCAAGGCAGCGAGTTCGATTTCGGGGTGAGCCAGTCGACGCTGAGTCACCACGTGAAGATCCTCCGCGAGGCGGGCATCGTTCAAAACGATCCCGAGGGGACGCGCTGTCTGATGTCGTTGCGCGCGGCCGAACTGGACGAACGCTTCCCTGGATTCGTCGAACAGCTTCGAGTTCTGAGCGCCGCCGGCTGAGGTGTCTGATGGGCGCAGTCGAGGCCCCGGTCGCCTAGGACGTGGATTGCTCGTAGTGTGCCCGGCTGTGGGCAAGGCGGTAGGAGTCGGTGCCGGTCTCGATAATCTTGCCGTTGAACGTCAGTCGGTCAACGATCGCGGCGCAGAGCCACCGGGTCGGTGAAGGTCTTCGTCCAGCCGGAGAATGACTCGTTCGATGCGATCGCGATGGAGTTGTTCTCGTCCGTCCCGCTCGCGCTTTGCGGGAATTGCAGCCTCGATTCCAGAATCATCCCTGGGATTTGGCAACTACTTGAAATCGGGTTGTGCAGGAGAAGATGGTGCAGCTGACGTCGATATTGCGGCGACAGTTCGGCCGGTGTGCAATGCCAGGGTTTGGGCGATCAGAGTTTCTAAGCTCGGCCAAGGCATATTTCCGTGTGCGTTATAGAGCGCCACCAGGCCGTGCAGTGCGGTCCAGAGCAGCAAGCCGGCTTGCCATTCTCGTTCGACATCCCCGTCCGTGCCTTCGCTGTCGTGCGCGTCGGCGAGGGCTTCGACGACGGAGCCGAGCAGTTCCTCTCCCGCGCCGTGGGCAGAAAGGGGACCGACGTCTTCCGGCATGCCCCCACCGAACAGGGTGCGGTACTCACCCGGATGGCCAACACCCCAGTGCACGTATGCGGCGCATCGGGCAACCAGGTTTTCTAAAGGTCCGGCTGCGTTGTGTGCGGCCGTTTCCATGGATGCGGCGAGTTCGTTGTAGCGGAGTTGCAGAACGTGCTGAATGAGCGCGTCCAGGTCGGGGAAGTGACTGTAGATACTGGCGGGAGCGACGCCGACTTCGCGAGCGACCTGGCGCAGGGTCAAGGTCTCGGGCCGATCTAATGTCGCGAGCAGTCGCGCGGCCGCCGTGACCAGCTCAACCTTGAGCGCCTGCCCTTGGCCACGAGCGTTACGTCGCCGCGGAACCGACTCTCCGCCATCCACGGGGCACTCCTTTCTGGCTTGGCCAACAGTTGTTCACTGTATCGCGATCCGAAGCACGTGCCAACCAGCCAGGGCGAGTTGACATTTATTACCAACAGGTGTTCACTCTGATGACCAACACTCGTTTACTTAGGAGAAATCATGCGTATCGCAATTCTTGGCGCGACAGGTAAAGTCGGCCACCTCATCGTGGAGCAGGCCCTCGGACGCAACCACCAGGTCGTCGCCCTCGTCCGTAAACCCGACGAGTACATCCAGCCAGCAAACGGTTCCGTTGACGCCCGCTATGCCGACGTCACCAAGCCTGACTCGTTTACGAATCTGGCGGACGTCGACGTGATCATCTCCGCGCTCGGTATCAGCAAGGGCGATGGGCCAGGGACCCTGATCGCCGGCGCGAAAGTGCTCACCCGACAGCCAGCTCGCGTTCTGTGGCTGGGCGCCCTCGGGTCGGGAACATCGGCCGGTGCAGGC
It includes:
- a CDS encoding transposase, whose translation is MTAARILGRTGIVHRFPTENHFAAYAGVAPREVSSGDVLRHRLSRGGDRQLNYALHGIAITQIAMKTGPGRVFYDRKRREGKTGKEALRALKRRLATVVFRRLLDDAGQEAVGPAGQPGTTLKSSVTGSHPATGTSEKPLTRPTKNNPTHQAA
- a CDS encoding VOC family protein; protein product: MSTPELRLGGITIDAANPQALASFWAAAAGGESAGDDSDVFLQTDAVTGLRFHFHRSTETSDAHTMHLDFRVEWGKRDAEVARLTSLGASLRWEVLDEHPGMRLTVLADPENNLFCVVEVQSA
- a CDS encoding oxidoreductase, producing the protein MSIDDNEYSGKRVLVTGGSKGLGLAIATRFARAGAEVIVGARSAPPETLNATYVPADLSTPEGIITFAAAVLADGPVDVVIQNAAATSANAPSVDIPDDAWVADLALNFLGIVRLDRELLPPMLERGRGVIVHISSISSHFPQPGQASYAASKAALNAYSRTLATEVSPAGVRVVNVLPGFIMTEGAAASLGEMANAQAISLDEMQQNIVTHLGIPMRRPGTPAEAAEMVAFLASDRASWVTGAEFRIDGGIIPTF
- a CDS encoding helix-turn-helix transcriptional regulator; translated protein: MRAIVHPSLSEIPVHQMMQALASPVRLAVVQKLLDGQVHQGSEFDFGVSQSTLSHHVKILREAGIVQNDPEGTRCLMSLRAAELDERFPGFVEQLRVLSAAG
- a CDS encoding TetR/AcrR family transcriptional regulator, translating into MDGGESVPRRRNARGQGQALKVELVTAAARLLATLDRPETLTLRQVAREVGVAPASIYSHFPDLDALIQHVLQLRYNELAASMETAAHNAAGPLENLVARCAAYVHWGVGHPGEYRTLFGGGMPEDVGPLSAHGAGEELLGSVVEALADAHDSEGTDGDVEREWQAGLLLWTALHGLVALYNAHGNMPWPSLETLIAQTLALHTGRTVAAISTSAAPSSPAQPDFK
- a CDS encoding NAD(P)-dependent oxidoreductase, with the protein product MRIAILGATGKVGHLIVEQALGRNHQVVALVRKPDEYIQPANGSVDARYADVTKPDSFTNLADVDVIISALGISKGDGPGTLIAGAKVLTRQPARVLWLGALGSGTSAGAGGGVYQGMMKMFVGRELEEKAAADAIALAGGALVFHAPDLWVGGVSEARRSVPLQDYRKPFLPPHASRATVAAVILDEAEKSTSGGRILVPAAGA